One window of the Plasmodium relictum strain SGS1 genome assembly, chromosome: 1 genome contains the following:
- a CDS encoding ATP synthase subunit C, putative: MSKFFFNTLNSSLFQNFKLKSSFLSSGYFVANRNFSTKVGGTFYYNDLFKTNRFFKYYHTSPFISKTINNANSNALLQKDEKNYINHQLGVRHDSGIASLSAAIALISVGGVAQGIGNLFSALVLGTSRNPSIKDELFTYTLIGMGFLEFLGIICVLMSAVLLYS, translated from the exons atgagtaaatttttttttaatactttaaATTCTTCCctatttcaaaattttaaattaaaaagctCATTTTTAAGTAGTGGATACTTTGTTGCTAATAGAAATTTCTCAACTAAAGTAGGGGGGACTTTTTATTACaatgatttatttaaaacaaatagattttttaaatattatcaCACTTCTCCATTTATAAGCAAAACAATTAACAATGCAAATTCCAATGCTCTTCTTCag aaggatgaaaaaaattatattaatcaTCAATTAGGTGTCAGGCATGATAGTGGTATAGCAAGCTTATCAGCAGCTATTGCACTAATATCAGTTGGAGGG GTAGCTCAAGGTATAGGTAATTTATTTTCTGCGTTAGTTTTAGGTACAAGCAGGAATCCATCTATAAAAGATGAATTGTTCACTTATACATTAATAGGAATGGGTTTCTTAGAATTTTTag GTATTATTTGTGTATTAATGAGTGCTGTTCTgttatattcataa
- the RPL37 gene encoding 60S ribosomal protein L37, putative, protein MGKAGKGTGSFGKRNGKSHFLCIRCGKRSYHLQKKKCASCGYPSAKKRRFNWSIKAKRRNTTGTGRCRYIKTLRRRLKNNFIEGSTPKPKKR, encoded by the coding sequence ATGGGTAAAGCAGGTAAAGGTACTGGGTCATTTGGTAAAAGAAATGGAAAGAGTCACTTTCTTTGTATCAGATGCGGCAAGAGAAGTTAccatttacaaaaaaaaaaatgcgcATCTTGTGGGTATCCAAGTGCTAAGAAGAGAAGATTCAATTGGTCAATAAAAgcaaaaagaagaaatactACTGGAACAGGAAGATGTAGATATATTAAAACTTTAAGAAgaagattaaaaaataattttattgaaGGAAGTACTCCAAAACCCAAAAAAAGATAA
- a CDS encoding importin-7, putative has protein sequence MNELLSTQKLCEVLEGSISDSKEKRSQCEEYLKQITKIDGYINVILNIVKNNDVVDDNIRISASIFLKNSIKNNYDRLKNEEIGALTKNIYESLLYLEMKDKQLYIQLFEIMKILIHNNFPDYFYILDNILEDINQRKDVRKLYVSLYCLKLIFKKLKIKKKEDNELYTEILNKYFYPLINCLYDLSSLDINNNDVSEILSIICKIYYYVNDSYLIKEVIILEYMDNYFSLFDFILKNEIIIPNYIEDENYLKNLPQFKCKRIVLDIITRLFSRYVNTNYNKFNNDITKKFCEMFLNKWLCPFFEDFIIILQSYHKNKKTLTDECLVFILQGLSYGVENALIYKNYIKNNVDFLVRNIIFPILCYNNDDIEKMIYDEYDYTINIFNTYVVEDKKASASSFIKDLTRYRGLKHISDLFLLCENIISTYNENYNVIYNNNLYNSNNNGKENQSDIETLLNNDFCKYKYGALKILECLYNRLCDKKRNMNIEEFLKTYVENDLNSPNYLLCYQSIVTYCCFIKKVQHFNDLNSLLRNYEIILNHMGSSSLLVRVASASYIKKFFKIKNDFLKNAIIKTIPILIERLLNVIKEIKCEYIVMTLDNLAYTYKDYITPYVNDVIIALCSSFIYLMNKKEVDENRNNSLENNLRNHCDNNMNENSIIKQKIGMNEKKGKKNENEELDLNSVILSILTAILSLLDSVDEGNKEEIYKNTVSYLYIVVDETFKSPSIDYLEEALSLLTNITYYLDIDEQVYLRFEKLYDIFYFNSDENLKMKEINLIRNNPQLILSTDLIVSEKNNDAYFYDFIFDFSVSIGVFDNIISKATSCFVNMYSQKYFMKYIHMVYRLGIFALHSKIIKSSCKLFFILFEATVKIRGIDELIIPILTAFSLKIFKHDEVMAIMNQKKKDSAENNDETESICSEYDEDILSKTNLEYIKVLFYAIIIYDVDKFFLFFNNMNKTNYILLFLSNLNDIKINNTRKLYLLAMSTILENIHNSNISMHINEVNSFILNLVNVANAYYENKNTKETTEKSFDSETSSVDDNSEVDIDENEDATNEKAFKLIKTIEALEKKNDMKIKLKDNVALENLDNNIQKDNFNKEVENNFNEDDDDDDDDDAYYDYDDCSDYSNDEYRKGFFDDINAFKILYDSISNFYRKYENTYNNDILSKIKYLFDADLNAQKEQQTNI, from the coding sequence aTGAATGAATTATTGAGCACTCAAAAATTATGTGAAGTTTTAGAAGGGTCTATTAGTGATTCAAAAGAGAAAAGAAGTCAGTGCGAAGAATATTTAAAGCAAATCACAAAAATAGATGGTTATATAAATGTGATCCTAAATATTGTCAAAAACAATGATGTTGTAGATGATAATATAAGAATATCTGcatctatttttttgaaaaatagcataaaaaataattatgacagactaaaaaatgaagaaataggtgcattaacaaaaaatatatatgaaagcCTTCTATATTTAGAAATGAAAGATAAACAACTATATATTCAGTTATTcgaaataatgaaaatattaattcatAACAATTTTCctgattatttttatatattagatAATATACTAGAGGATATTAATCAAAGAAAAGATGTCAGAAAGTTGTATGTTAGTTTATATTGTTTGAAAttgatttttaaaaaattaaaaataaagaaaaaagaagataatgaattatatacagaaattttaaataaatatttttatccaTTAATAAATTGCTTATATGATTTAAGTTCAttagatataaataataatgatgttAGTGAAATCCTAAGTATTAtttgtaaaatatattattatgtgAATGATAGTTACCTGATTAAAGAAGTTATTATTTTAGAGTATATGGATAACTATTTTAGCttatttgattttattttaaaaaatgaaataataattccTAATTATATAGAagatgaaaattatttaaaaaatttgccTCAATTTAAATGCAAAAGAATAGTTCTTGATATAATAACCAGGCTGTTTTCTAGATATGTAAAtacaaattataataaattcaaTAATGATATTACGAAAAAATTTTGTGAAATGTTTCTAAATAAATGGTTATGCCCCTTTTTTGAagattttattatcattttgcAAAGCtatcataaaaataagaaaacatTAACAGATGAATGTTTAGTATTTATATTACAAGGATTATCATATGGTGTAGAAAATGccttaatttataaaaattatataaaaaataatgttgaTTTTCTAGttagaaatattattttcccaattttatgttataataatgatgatattgaaaaaatgatttatgaTGAATACGATTACACGATTAATATATTCAACACATATGTTGTTGAAGATAAAAAAGCAAGTGCCAgttcttttataaaagatttaACACGATATCGAGGATTAAAGCATATATCtgatttatttctattatgcgaaaatattataagtacatataatgaaaattataatgtgatatataataataatttatataattctaataataatGGAAAAGAAAATCAAAGTGATATAGAAACGTTGCTTAACAAtgatttttgtaaatataaatatggagctttaaaaatattagaatGCCTTTACAATAGGTTGTgtgataaaaaaagaaacatgAATATagaagaatttttaaaaacatatgTTGAAAATGACTTAAATAGCCCAAATTACCTGTTATGCTATCAATCTATTGTTACATATTgttgttttattaaaaaagtacagcattttaatgatttaaatagTCTTTTACGTAATTATGAAATCATACTAAATCATATGGGTAGTTCTAGCTTATTAGTAAGAGTGGCTAGTGCatcatatattaaaaagttctttaaaattaaaaatgattttttaaaaaatgcaaTTATTAAGACAATACCTATATTAATTGAACGCTTATTAAATGTAATTAAAGAGATAAAGTGTGAATATATAGTAATGACTCTTGATAATTTAGCTTATACATATAAAGACTATATTACACCTTATGTAAACGATGTAATTATAGCATTGTGCTCTAGTTTTATTTACTTgatgaataaaaaagaagtggatgaaaatagaaataattcattagaaaataatttaagaaatCACTgtgataataatatgaatgaaAATTCCATTATTAAGCAAAAAATTGGtatgaatgaaaaaaaaggaaaaaaaaatgaaaatgaagaattagATTTAAATTCAGTTATTTTATCTATCTTGACAGCAATATTAAGTCTTTTAGATTCAGTTGATGAAggaaataaagaagaaatttacaaaaatactgtatcatatttatatattgttGTAGATGAAACTTTTAAATCTCCATCAATTGATTATTTAGAGGAAGCATTATCACTTTTAACTAATATAACATACTATTTGGATATTGACGAACAAGTGTATTTACgatttgaaaaattatacgatatattttattttaattctgacgaaaatttgaaaatgaaagaaattaatttaataagGAATAATCCACAGTTAATATTAAGTACTGATTTAATTGTcagtgaaaaaaataatgatgcttatttttatgattttatttttgactTTTCTGTTTCTATTGGGGTTTTTGATAATATTATATCCAAGGCAACATCATGTTTTGTAAATATGTATAGTCAGAAgtattttatgaaatatatcCATATGGTATATAGGTTGGGAATATTTGCATTGCattcaaaaattataaaaagtagCTGCAagttgttttttattttatttgaagCTACTGTTAAAATAAGAGGAATTGACGAATTAATTATTCCAATTTTAACTgctttttcattaaaaatttttaaacatGATGAAGTAATGGCAATAatgaatcaaaaaaaaaaagattctGCAGAAAATAACGATGAGACCGAAAGTATATGTAGTGAATATGATGAAGATATATTAAGTAAAACAAATTTAGAATATATcaaagttttattttatgctattataatatatgatgtagataaattttttctcttcttcaataatatgaataaaactaattatattttattatttctttctaatttaaatgatataaaaattaataatacaagaaaattatatttattagcAATGAGTACTATACTagaaaatatacataattcTAATATCAGCATGCATATAAATGAAGTAAactcttttattttaaatttagttAATGTAGCCAATGcatattatgaaaataaaaataccaAAGAAACAACTGAAAAGTCATTTGATTCAGAAACATCATCAGTAGATGATAACAGTGAAGTCGATATAGATGAAAATGAGGATGCTACCAATGAAAAAGCATtcaaattaattaaaactaTTGAAgctttagaaaaaaaaaatgatatgaaaataaaattaaaagataacGTTGCTTTAGAAAACTTAGAtaataatatacaaaaagataattttaataaagaagttgaaaataattttaatgaggatgatgatgatgatgacGATGATGATGCTTATTATGATTATGACGACTGCTCCGATTATAGCAATGATGAATATAGAAAAGGTTTTTTCGATGATATTAATgctttcaaaattttatatgattctatatcaaatttttatagaaaGTATGAAAATACATACaataatgatatattaagtaaaattaaatatttatttgatgCTGACTTAAATGCACAGAAAGAACAACAAACCAATATTTGA